The following nucleotide sequence is from Hevea brasiliensis isolate MT/VB/25A 57/8 chromosome 7, ASM3005281v1, whole genome shotgun sequence.
GGATTTTTGTACTTCCTCCTTATGTAGAGCAAAAGATCACGAATCCCTCTGGGATAAACATGGATGAAATCTGAAGCTGCCTAGAAGACCATATAAAATCAATTACATAATACGATAGACAACGATAAAGACTAAAAATATATAACAACACACACCTTTGGGCCAATTGGAATTCCATTACGATCACCTAGTAatgcaaaataaattttattttatctatacaaagttgaaatttattaatgactTGCAAGGGTTTGAACAGCTGAATTCTTGCTTACTTGTCATGTTAACGAGAGAGTCTGTTAGGAAGCTTTTGTTTGCATTCCTAAATTGAGGGGCATAGGCTGCATAAGTAGCAGTATAATAGTTTAATCCTATAAAATCATACGATCCTTTTACCATCTGAGCTTGTTCTTTTGAGAATTTTGGCAATCGATTTCCCACATAAGATTTCATGACATGTGGGTAATCACCATTTGTCAATGGGTCCATAAACCTGAAAGAGACATGTTACTAAGCTTTCATGGCTAGCTAAAAATTTTACAAAGAAAATTACTGCCAAAACACTTACCATCCCAATGAGAAATCGAGGGCTCTCTGCGCTGCATTTATGTTATGCCTTGCATTGGAGTAGGGAACCATCCAAGGAGTCACTAAAGTAATCCCTATAATGCCTTTCTGGATTTCCTGTATAAAGTAAAAGAGAAAGAAGATTTTATATGCATTCtcacaacaatttttttttttttaattattgtgaAACATATATTGGTTGAAGTGGAACCTGATATTTGCGTTTGTACAAGTTTACAGCAGCAGCATGAGCAAGAAGCTGGTAATGTGACACCAAATAAGGCTCAGTTGCTGAATCTCCACCTGTGCAATTTATGTTTTGTGAGGCTAAGCATCGCCCAGGAGCCAGGATGCCTAATGCATAACCAGCTACACTGAATCCCGTTGGCTCATTAAATGTTATCCAATGTTTTACTCGATCTCCAAATTCCTTAAAACAAGTTTCAGCAAAATCTTGAAAATCATCCCTGCATGAACGCGCACACACACTTTATCTACATAAAATGGAAAATATTGATATGTAACTGTTGGCAAAAGGGCAAGATTTGTGTGCATGTTGTAACAAGTTAAGTGTTGCTTACACAATTCGTGGACTCAAAAACCCAGAATACTCATCTTCCAAGGATTGAGGAAGATCCCAGTGGAACAAAGTGATAAAGGGCTCTATATCTGCTTATAGAAAATTGAAATTAAGCATAAGAATACCATAATGATTggtgaataaataaaataaagaaattaaactcAATTCAGACCATTTGCTAGGAGCTCATTGATGAGGTTGTTATAGTATTTCACTCCATTCTTGTTCACACCCCCACTTAGCTTTCCATCTGTGAAATTCAGAATATTCAGACTTGTTATTATAAATGacaaaaataattaagaaatcatttatttaaaagaaatttaatatATGATTAAAT
It contains:
- the LOC110673698 gene encoding beta-glucosidase 13, producing MAIDCHFFPPIVLGILIFHGALDTSIAYGSRYSTASFNRTNFPAGFLFGTASSAYQYEGAAREGGKGPSIWDTFTHRYPDKIIDRSNGDVAVDSYHRYKEDVQIMKEMGLNAYRFSISWPRILPNGKLSGGVNKNGVKYYNNLINELLANDIEPFITLFHWDLPQSLEDEYSGFLSPRIVDDFQDFAETCFKEFGDRVKHWITFNEPTGFSVAGYALGILAPGRCLASQNINCTGGDSATEPYLVSHYQLLAHAAAVNLYKRKYQEIQKGIIGITLVTPWMVPYSNARHNINAAQRALDFSLGWFMDPLTNGDYPHVMKSYVGNRLPKFSKEQAQMVKGSYDFIGLNYYTATYAAYAPQFRNANKSFLTDSLVNMTSDRNGIPIGPKAASDFIHVYPRGIRDLLLYIRRKYKNPLIYITENGIDEFNNATLSLEEALVDEVRIDYYYHHLYFLERAIKEGANVKGYFAWSLLDNFEWTSGFTVRFGINFVDYKNGLKRYPKLSAHWFKTFLTPTNQGHGI